A stretch of DNA from Anopheles ziemanni chromosome 3, idAnoZiCoDA_A2_x.2, whole genome shotgun sequence:
ACGAATTCCTATAATCTACCGGTTTTCTACTCTATTTTACGCTGTAGGTTATGAATTGATTATGCCTTTCAGATAAAGTAACGTACAACTTGAAAATGCTTCACGCGCCCTGTTTTATTTGCTTACACTCCGTGATTCGACTTCAGAACTAGAGAAAACCATCGGTATAATTTTCCCCAATCATTTCATGTCGTTGTGGGGAAATAGGGAAACGTCCTTGAGATGACCTTGCGAGGTCGGCTTCTACAGTTCATTGGGAATTGTAGCTATTTATCGATAGAAACACAGTTTGGGGATGGAAAGGAATTGAATCTTTAAAAGACCTTAAACTTTAATCCCTTTCAATTGGCAAGGAATAATATGTCCTCGGTGGATAAAGACATTAAACCCGCCCACCGGTAGCACTTGGCAATGCATCAAAACTGTTTAATTTGATTGTTCGCTTTCCATCAACGATACACCCTTACGCTGTGGTAATTGAATGGCGACATTCTTCTGCTACGGTTGAACGAGATGGTTGAAGTTTGGAGTCcttaaatattaaacaaaatcgGGCACCCTGCCAACAGGATTGTTTCGTTGGATGTGCGGAATTATTTCTTCGAGATCACAATCCCTAAGGAATTCGGTGTTTGGTCACACAAAAATCTACGAATTTACAATGCAACTAGCGCGGGTTTTTATTCGATCCCTCCGAAACCGATCCAGACATGTGATGTGttgtaaaatgatttttctCCATCGCCCATAAAGTAGCTAGTAAAGCACAAAAGCATGACGgggaaaactattttattattcCACTCGGTGCGCACGAAAAATCCACACCGTGCCCTAAAGGGAATCCACTCACTTCCAGCGTGAAGCCGAAGGTTCGCTGGTGGATAAAACAAGTTTCGAAAATTGTgccataaatcaaacaaaaaccccttTGGCAGCGGTGGTGGCGTCGTTGTGGTTTTGCGGTGGGAAAGTATGCAACCGTTGagtttgagaaaaataaagcaagaaCCAAACTGAAATCGCTTCAACCACAATCCGCTATTTTTATCAATGTGACGGAGCGGTTACTTTAACCTGCCACAAGACAACCGCGCCACGGATGACGAGCGGCGATGACGTTTCGAAATACTTCAGCAACGTTCAACGCCGTTCAATCGATATGCCTTACAAGGCCGGCCGATGTGGAAAAGGCTTTCCCACCCGTCGGAACCAAACTGCAAGCCGCAGTAAAAAGTGCCAATTAGACCAGGTGACGTCTGCTGGTACCACCGTAGGTGTGTGTTTTCCGTAATCCGGAAAATAGCCCCCGTCATTAAGCGCACCTTTGCATGAGCTACGTGCCTTAACTCGAACGCCGGCCTTCGTTCGAGGAGCTGCTTGACGCCTTGATAGCTATTGGGGACATTTTTCCAGAACTTGCCCACGTTACGCAAGCTGCAATCGGAAGGAACTGACCGTAGGTACGGCAGCACATCAGCTGGCTTACACCCGGTTCCCTTCGGGTTCATTAGACATTAGATGCTTTGCTTCGAGCAACAAGCCGTACATGCAACCGTAACGACATTTTTCACAGCCCCTTTTTCCGATTCCTCGCCGCTTTACATGCCGTTACAAATTTACGGACGGCGAAACGGGAGTGATTGAATATTTAACGGTTATTGATTGCTCTGTTACGAGCTGCGATTCATGCCGGGGAGTCTCGCAATCTTACAGCGTCACTTTTCATTTGTTCTCCGAGGCGTTTTGGATCCGGCGAACCCGGCAAAGGTTGCACGTATTCGGACAGTTCTGTCGAAGCGAAAAATTAGATGTAATGGTACGAATACGTGAGGGGTTTTGTTGAGTTTACAAATTCATGATCCAGCGTAGGACAATATTCAGTCctgaattaattatttattattatcatttttaatgtttttatttttgcaacttCAACAATGAactgaattttaaaaatatattattttcttccgttttcttGATATACCTTTTAAAAAGCCTTTAAAATGCTTTGCCAGCCCTGATGTAAGGTAGTTCTAATTGATTGTCTAATCCCACTTACATTGGCTACGTGCTGAAGAACTTTCTCACTTAaatttttctcccatttttcctttcttgcaGGAACTCATTCGCTGCTCAATTGAATCCCACCGacggagaaaataaaaccgaagtCTGGCCCACGTGTCCGGAAAACCCGCTTACATAAAACAGAGATAAACCGTCATCCTCTTCACAACTTCGGACGGAAGAGGGATAAGCGGGTGCACTACCTGGAGTAAAAAAAACGTGACGTAGAAGGTGATGTGGTGAACTTCCCCTCCTTCACCCCGGCGTAGTGTCAAGGACGTGCGTGACACTgtgtcagtgtgtgtgtgtctgtgcgcGTGTGATCGATCCGTTATCCATTCCGGCGGGTGAGCAAATCTGGTCAACGCTTTCGTAGTGTTTGCTGATTCCGGTTGATAAACGGTCCCGAAATCGGCGCTGGGTCCACCGAAGTGAACCGAAAGGGTCATTATCCGAGTGAATAGCTGGTGCCCGTTTCCCGCCCGTGTCCTACCCTTTTGAGCGAACCGTGTGAAGCAGAAGGACGTCAAAATGATTAATATTGCCGGCGTTGTCAGCATCGTGCTGTTCTACATCTTGATCCTTGCGGTCGGCATATGGGCGGGCCGGAAGAAGGAGGCCGGAAATGACTCGGAGGAGGAGGTGATGCTGGCCGGTCGGTCGATCGGTCTGTTCGTCGGTATTTTCACCATGACCGGTAAGCTTACGATTGCGTCGCTATCTGCCGCAGTAAAGACAGTAACCTTCGGGTTCGGAAGCAATGTTACGTAAGGTGAAAGTGTTTTATTAGTTTTGGGATTAGTTTCAATCAATTCTGCCAGAGAAATGATGATCGCATATTCTTCATGGTcataaactttttttgattTGCCTGGAACGATTCAAAcgtgtttgaatatttgatcaTAAAACGATCAgatttttgcctttgacctaCTAAAATGTTAACGCTTTGAGCAACGTTTTAAGCTCCGGTTTCTTGcatggtattttattttaatattgtgAAGGTTTATCCACCTTTTGTTGTTTCCTTCAGAATCAAgttaatttataaaatgtataccaattttcattattattctaTTATTCTTATTCAAATGAAAccatttgtaacatttttattaaatcctGAATAAGTTTTCAACCGGTTCCTACAAGATTTTGCAAGCAAACGGTCTTGAAATAATATCGTTCAGCTTGCTCTTCTTTAACCATTGTTGATGGGATTTAAATCGACCAAAAACCCTTTGAGCTAAAAATAAACCGGAGTTTTCCTGGTGGAACAAAAACCACGCGTTAATGGTTTCCcttggtttgctttgatgaATCCCAAAATGGTTTGGGGACGCAGAATCCCATGTGCTCGTAAAATATTgttacgcaaaaaaaaactacaacatcGAGTTTAAGTGTTTTCAGACAGTGTGCGTTTAGAACGTGTGATTTATTGCTCGCATGCCAACCTTCACCTTTGTCGTATTTTCTTCCTacccatttttcttcccgcaGCCACGTGGGTTGGTGGTGGCTACATCAACGGAACGGCCGAGGCGATCTACACCTCCGGGCTGGTCTGGTGTCAGGCTCCGTTCGGTTACGCGCTGAGTTTGGTATTCGGTAGGTTTATCCAGCTTTTTTCACCTTTAATGGAGAGTGTGatgtattttttgttatacTCTTCCCAAAGGTGGCATCTTCTTCGCCAATCCGATGCGCAAGCAGGGTTACATCACCATGCTGGATCCGCTGCAGGATAGCTTCGGGGAGCGAATGGGAGGCCTCCTGTTCCTGCCGGCCCTGTGCGGGGAGGTGTTCTGGGCGGCGGGCATCCTGGCCGCCCTCGGCGCCACCCTGTCGGTCATCATCGACATGGAGCAGGAGACCTCGGTCATCCTGTCGGCGTGCATCGCCGTGTTCTACACGCTGTTCGGCGGCCTGTATTCGGTGGCGTACACCGACGTGATACAGCTGTTCTGTATCTTCATCGGGCTGTGGATGTGCATCCCGTTCGCGTGGACCAACGACCACGTGAAGAGTCTGTCGTCGATGGACGTCGACTGGATCGGCGAGATCGGCGAGGGCTACCACTGGTTCTACGCGGACTACGGGTTGCTGCTCATCTTCGGTGGCATTCCCTGGCAGGTGGGTTCGTGGCAGCGAATGGCAGCGCTATCAGGAGCTTTGAACACCTGATTTCCCTTCCGCAGGTGTACTTCCAACGGGTGCTATCCAGCAAAACGGCTGGCCGAGCGCAGGTCCTCTCGTACGTCGCCGCTTTCGGGTGCATCCTGATGGCCATCCCACCGGTGCTGATCGGTGCCATCGCAAAAGCAACGCGTaagccaacaccaccaccttcgatggGTGGCAGTTTCCCTTGCGTTCTCTCCATTTTCACCCCTCCTCTTCCCGCAGCCTGGAACGAAACCGACTACAAGGGTCCGTGGCCGCTGACGTCGCAGGAAACGAGCATGATTCTGCCGATGGTGCTGCAGTATCTGACGCCCGACTTCGTGTCCTTCTTCGGGCTGGGTGCCGTGTCCGCCGCCGTCATGTCCTCGGCCGACTCGTCCGTCCTGTCCGCCTCGTCCATGTTCGCGCGCAACGTGTACCGACTGATCTTCCGGCAGCGTGCCTCCGAGATGGAGATTATCTGGGTCATGCGTGTATCCATCCTGGTCGTCGGCGTGCTGTCCACCATCATGGCCCTCACCATACCGTCGATCTACGGACTTTGGTAAGTGAGCGGGGCGACGAGATGAGAGCTGGCGTGTTCAGGCGCTTCATTAACACTTGCTTCCTCGTGGCAACCAAGGGCACAGAAGTGGGTAATAGAAACAATCTTGTTCGAGCTTCTGTTTCAGCACGTGCTGCTTCACTTTTGCTCGTTTCGCGATTCCTTAGAgggccggttttttttttcacctcgACCCATCTTTAGTGTGGTAAGTGATACGTGACCTCAATAACGAGTGCATGAGCTCAAATGAAAGAGTCACTTTCCTGAACCGTGAGCTAACGGGAGCGACTCTAGCATCAAATTGTGAAAGCTTTCTTTCCCCGACTTGAAGTACCACCAACTAATAGCGCACGGTAAACGATCGATTTTCTCGAGTGGAGTGTTTTTCGAGAAACTGGAAAACATACTGGAAGGTACATCAAGGGCAGAAGAGTTTcttgctggtgttggtgcaccgctttctattttctttccaaactCTACGCTCTACGCCGCGGGGAAGCAACTGAACCATTTATCAAAATTatccttcttttttctctattttcaaTCCATTGCGCCACCGCTCCTCAGGTCGATGTGCTCCGATCTGGTGTACTGCATACTGTTCCCGCAGGTAAGTGACCGCCAACATCAGTGTGTCGTAACGTTGAAACCTCCACTCAAGGAGCACCGTTTTGGGGTTGATTTTCGGAGCTCGCAGACGGTCGTCTTGCCGCTCCAACGAGCTTTTGGCAAGATGTGCTGGTGGCGTGTGCAATCAGAGTCGGGATTTGTGCAGTGATTACCATCGTTTATGTTTATGAGAGCAGCAGTTGTGTAGGGCACATGAATATGCTGTACGCGGCTGGTTGTGGCCCCAGATTTTCATTATCAGCTTGTCTTTCTGATTCTGGTACAATTTAGCATTTTCTCCATGGCAGTCGTTGAATAAACAACGTGTGCTGTGAAATAGTATGCTTTTCGGTTGTTGCATAGTAATTTTGAACGATTCTAATTAGAtttgtgtaattcagattcagattcatgaaactgaatgattctttgtgtTTTATAGATTGATGAATCCCACAGATTTATCATCTGATAAAAATTGGAGCGCAAAAAATGGGTAAagggatttctttttttttgtctcatgATCCATGCCAATGAAAGAATTATGGAGATACGTGAATGatattcatgaagattcatgaaggttCCGAAAGATAGAATAACATTTCCAGATTCGAatcccgaaagattcatgaacccATCTAAATAAATCTtaagtgaaagattcatatgaacgAATcccgccaaaagattcataaggcacaacactagtttttattcaattcatTCTTTAGTTTCAAATGAACTTCAAAgaatgaaggaaaatatttaagaAAGGGTATTCAACTCTTGAATGAAAGAGTCTCGTACAACATGTCCTCGGAATCAACTTGTATATTATCAGTCAAAAATCTGaagctttcatttttttaatagaAGAACattcacatttttcaacaacaatATTCATAATGCCTTATGTCATGTGAATAATGTTAGTGGAATACTTCATTGAAAAACATCCCCAAACTCATGTTGTTGCAAAAGCTATGAAAGGCATTTCCACGAATCGTTCATaatcctctctctttctctctcgcccTTAGCTGTTGATGGTggttcactttaagcatcacTGCAATACGTACGGCAGCTTAGCGGCGTACATAATCGCGTTTATGGTACGGCTTTCCGGTGGCGAAACGATGCTCGGTCTGCCCGCACTGATCCACTATCCGGGCTACaacgaagaaaccgaaacacaaatgTTCCCCTTCCGCACGATGGCCATGATCATGAGTCTGGTCACGCTGGTAGGAGTGTCCTGGTGGACGAAGTAAGTATCGGGTTCTGTATGGGACCGAACGAAACATGTCGGACGTTGGTTATCCCTCTTTTGTGAAACCTCTTTTAGGTGGGTCTTTGAAACGGGCCGACTAGCGCCGCACTACGACTACTTCCGCTGCGTGGTCAACATTCCGGAGGAGCTGCATCGGGTCGGTGAACCGTCCGATTCGGGCGAACAGGTGAGTGTTTAGTATACTTTAGTTATTTTGTAGCTCATCAGAGTGTATTAGAATAAGTTTCATCTGAAAGTAAAGGCAATGATATTAAGGGAAACGGTTGTTGGAAATTCAGTTTTGAATAACGCCTGCAAGTATGCAGTATGCAGATCGTATAAATGCAGAAAGACGTTGGACAAACTTTTCCCCGTTTTGAATATcatatttcttttccctctctctcttcacTTCGCGAAAGCTTTCGGTGATGGCCGGTGGCATGACGCGCATGTACGGTGCGGCCACGATGGTCGGCAAGGACGAACGGAACGGGCGAATAAATCCTGCCCTCGAGCCCGACGATGATCTGCCGGTGGCGGAAGCCCAACGCCAGATACAGCAGTCCGTGGGCGGAGGCGGTGGGTTCGCGGGCGGTCAGGGCAGTGTCGTACCTGGCAGTGGTCCCGCCCAGGCCCATACGGCATTTTGAAACGCACCACCCACCGGCAGCGGTGTTCAGTTTTACACGATGGATCCGGTAGCGACGGATCGCACCGCAAACCGCTGAACGAGTCACCCTCTCACATGCAGTATTTTGGGCCGAGAAACGGAGCCGACTAAGAACGCCCAGCAGCTACACATATCAAGGATACGTTACAGAGAAGTTTAGAAGTTTAGTATTATCCAACACTCTCAATAGGAACGTAGGGCGGGATAAGTGAACGACAGGAGTACGGATTATTCTAGAGGCATCCTTTTTGCAACAAATTCCCCTCCAAACACACCCCCGgttgcgactgctgctgcaAGTAGCCGAATGCAATTTCGAGCGTGTGCGTAACGGATAcatatcaaatcaaatcaactgAAAGACAAACAATGAATAACCGTAAATGACGCATTAAACACAAGTAAAGCAGATACATATCAACTATGTTAAGACAACATTAGAGGGGAagagtttagaaaaaaaaaccaaagtacTATTAATGACTATAAAATACCTATCGTTGTTAGTTGTTGGAGCGTGATATCCTAAGACGGAAAGGAAGGGGCTTTTGAGCGCTGGGTCATGTGTTGAACCTTTACATATTTTACTGTCGCCGTTTGAAATGCATTGAGAAGATCAAGGCTCTTgtataaaatgtttgtgaagcttcgtttgttttgttttgaaacagtTTATTGAGAACGTAGGTAGGTACAGTACAAAAAAGGGCTTAAAATGGAAAAGGGTGAATATGaagaatgttaatttttatattgcaCTATTTCGCAAAATTCCTTTGAACTTGATATTGTAAAGCATGATGGATGAATTATTTAATCCGACGGAGAAAGATAATGGGAACCAATCAGTTTAGCtaaatttcactttcattaaACAACTTGTTTTGCCTTCGGAAACTCCAAACAAGCTTTAAAATGTCAGGATGAGTTCTTggaacaggaaaaacaaaagaatggtACAGAGAGATCACAACTCAAAGGTGCTAGCCAGTAGTGATGAATGGCAATATAGAGAACTCCTAAGGAAACTTCACTCCAGGGGCTTTTAGAGGCGTAGAGTTTTTTAATCATTCAACAAGAAAATAACATTCGTATGATCTCGTTAGTTTTCCGTGCTTTGTTACAGGTTGCTTTACAAATCAATTTATATAATGTTCTTGAATTTATCATTGTTAAAGTATATTGATTGTTTCTATAAATCGTGGCAGTGTGAGATCGCAGGGGAAATGCAAGCTAGAGGGCCCTAAAATAAGAAGACAACAACATAATAGAACCAAATGGTAAGTGAAAAAGTggcgtaaaaaataaaattaaatggcATATGTTCAAAACATGTTACAGCTACCCttgaaaaaaaggcaaaaagaaCATCTTCAGAGGAATGGATAAAGAAAATGTGAATCGCGGGATTAAAACAACTTATAGAACTGATACTTTAGCCTCTCCACCACCTGCAGGCGGGAGTTAGAAACATATCGAGAAGTAGGAGAGTGTAGCACCAGAGTATGATATTACTAGGCAGATATATACatctatatatacatataattATATATACATACAAAACCTACGTAGCGTACATGAAAGTCTAGGTGCGTAGCTGTAAAAACAATGCACTAGCGACACGCGAACCGACCCTGCTTCTAATGCTAGTAAAAAGTAACGTAAGGGTTTCTGCTAACTGATCGCATGCAGTGTAGCCCGAGGAGCACCCATTCCATCTCCCGCAGGagcaacgaacgaaaaacatatcaATTGTGACCTTCCAGCGTGTAAGCAGAATGACTAATCTAACGATTTTCATCCCCCAACTAGACGATCGTACGAGCAAAGCAATCCATGGTCGCGTTTGTAACTATCACCATTGTTGATCCATTCTATTGATGTGCCTCCTCCCCCAGTGGACCTTCAGCTAAGGACAACTAAAATTGGGCCTTCACCCCGAACAAATCTTTCGGACCGGGTTGACGCATGTTGTGTTGTGAGGGTTGTACTTAGGCAGAGTTCGGAAGAAACACGAATcatcattaaataaaaacgtCTCACGAAAGAAGGCCGTTTCCCCTGGACGCCATTAACGTTGTTTGTGcgaatttgtttttcgctaacaTCTTTACCGATATCTATGCGTATTTGCTGTTCAATGGTCTGTGGCTTAACTCAACTGCCCTCCGATCGATGGTTGCTACTGTCTGGTGAAAAATGCTCTTGTGTCATGGCGATGGAGTTCCCTTCCACGGTCCATTTGTTGCGCCGTTCAGTTACATGCCACGCACCCATGTTTAACCACCACTTTCatattattaaaaagaaataaaaactacacACTCCGgaaattaaacttttcctcCCACAAGAACACTTGTTAGATTGTTGAAAGCCTGGACATTTTACGCAATAAAcctttaaacaaaacaaaaaacattcttaGCTGTGCTTCTTGAACGACATTGTGCATTTTATTGGAGATATACAATCGAAAATGGGACGGCAAAGTGAGACCCGCCCACGGACGAATTGTGTTTTGCAAACGAAAACTATTACTCGTTACTCTATCATTGTTGATCTGAATGGTGAATTCTAAAAGCAAAAccagaacaaaaataaaaactattgaAAGTTGCGGAAATAAAGTAGGGCGCAATATATTTAATATAGAAATctgaaaagcaaaaaccaaacggaaaCCAAAACATATCGCATTTGTTGTTAACTGTAAGAACTAACGTCTGACGATGCAAATCCATACATATCGTACATAGTAAtgcatatataaatatatacataCACTCGTTTAAAAGGTTAAAAAATTGCTAAACAAAATTACATAACTTAGCAAAGAACGGTAGTCTCTTTCAGATGTTGCACATTTTCCGATCCTGATCCCATCAGAGGCTAAAAAGTAACATGGATCTACGATTCATCGGGAAAAGGATctaaaaaaatgtcaaaaataagaaaggaaaccccttttttccatcgaaagctagttgaatcaatttaaaacagaaagGATTTCCCGGCATTTAATAAACTAGCCATACATCTGATGTCATCCGAGAGCTTCATAGAAGAGAGAAAGGAAATATAATTGATGGAACGCTGATGGAGGTgtggaagaaaatgggaaacatATCCTTGCGgtaggaaaaacacacatgtTTGAACAAACGTTGACGACATACGATTGATGCAGGATGGTACCATTATTTATCTAATGGACTTATAGAGGTGCTCGtgcgcatgtgtgtgtatgtgtgcacgtGTACcgcatttcattttccatgcAAGAAAACACGAACGACTCGAACTTCCTATACCGACTCGAAGGCGCAAACTTTTGGTgaagttttttaaaataaaccccAGGCTATAATTGTAAGCTACAACAGCGATTTAAGGCAATACATCCGTTTGCCGCGAGGAGAACATAAGGCTCTTTTACTCAACAAGGATACTGGGGGGAAACGAacgcacacatacgcacacataATGCCGTGCGCCGCATCCATAATACAATACACACACAGTTCCCCAGCGTTGCAGCGTTCAGGATTATCCAAACAGTGGAACAGTTTTGTTCACAACAGCAGTGTCAGCAATTAAACACCTGCGAAATGGGCCACACGGGAGAGTGAAGCAGGTGGGGACTGCggttaaataataataattataacgATAAAAATCCCAAAACCAATAGATGTACATGTATTTTTAGCAACTAAGAAAattatatacacacacatctagaaacaaataaaaccagaAAACCCTAGACAGGATAGTGAATAGACAGGTGAAAAACGAGGCCGATTGTGACTGTATGACAACCGGTTGCAGTGAGAATCACACGAATCGAGATCGAGATCGGCCCTGGGCGGCTAGAAATTGCATATTGAAAATctgtaaagtaaaataaatgtgtTGGACAGTTCATCTGAATTATTGAACAGACGTCAGAGTCGAGTGTTTTGTTAATTCGCTTTCAGCAAAGTAAAAGGAAGGGGTTTTATTCCAATTTGCTGCAACCATTTGCTCGGCCGGCCGGAGTGTTGTGACCTGAAAGCAGCAAAATTGTTTACCGATGTACAAAAGGTTAATACTTTCTTGCGAgtgaatcttttttttctctgtttttggCTGCTCAAATTACTCGCCTAAATtgacaaattaaaacatctACACCGTGGTGAAACGGTTTCGGCACATGTAATGCCCTCTAAGTGCAATAGAAATTAAGTTCATTTGAAGAGAGGCAGAATAAGAGAAGCATTTGAATATTGAACGAATATTTCACATCTCTAAGTTCTTGAAGTAAATCGGTACCGGATACCTAACAAAATTACTATATGTGTccctattttaaaaataatctgcTGATTAATATGGTTTTTGGATTATTTTGACTGCTTTAGATTTCAATTactttaaaattgttaaatttattgaatGGGAGGAAacgttaaacaaaacaaacaattttcaccATCCCGGGATAAGTATCAtcgcataataaaaaaaaaacagagaccTACTTCCTCCTCCAAGCTCACACGATCATATTTATGATTGCGTGCCATCTTCCACACGAGCAAATCGCAAACAGTTCACGGTCAATAGCACGCTTAAAATGaacgcgagcgcgcgcgcgatcGAGACTCAAGTTTACCATTCACTTTGGCAAAGTCTTTCGTCGTTCCAGCGGCATCGAAGTCCATTCACCGAGGAGCCAACCAAACATCCACGGCTTTCAGAGGCTTCCCGTGCGAACGCGGGTGGCAACTTATGAACGAGGGCGAACGTTGGAGACTAGGAAGGGTGGAGGTAACAAGCGACCCGCATGTGAGTTACATGAACACAAacgaaaccaccaccacacctTGGGCTGGGAGTGTGggagagtttatttttaacccaTTGCACGTTTGAAGCCTTTCACTCGAGCATAAGCTGAAGATGCGCTGGCATGAGATACCATGCTGCGATTTCAGGCCGACCACGTGCGAATCGCAACGACGCAACATCGCCTCATTAGCATGTGGCGTGCTTGTTTCTTGCCGAAGAAAGTTCCCAACGGGGAGTTGGttagtttttcctcccttttcggTGAACTCAAATGGCAAGTGACTCAATTTTGGGCTTTGGGAGAATGTTGGGGAAAATGTGAACGCAAAGTGTTTTCCCGGGGGTACACGGgagatttggtttgtttgtgtaaGTACACCCGATCGTAATTGTATGTTATCAAATTTCaaatcggttgtttttttccattgatAAAACACGCCGATTAGGTTCCAttgtggttggtttttccaCTTTGATTCGAAATCTCTAAAGTGTGGAAAAAGCgttgttttttatacaattcACATTTTTCCCTGACGAAACACTCCACCACGAGACATTAGAACT
This window harbors:
- the LOC131287803 gene encoding high-affinity choline transporter 1, with the protein product MINIAGVVSIVLFYILILAVGIWAGRKKEAGNDSEEEVMLAGRSIGLFVGIFTMTATWVGGGYINGTAEAIYTSGLVWCQAPFGYALSLVFGGIFFANPMRKQGYITMLDPLQDSFGERMGGLLFLPALCGEVFWAAGILAALGATLSVIIDMEQETSVILSACIAVFYTLFGGLYSVAYTDVIQLFCIFIGLWMCIPFAWTNDHVKSLSSMDVDWIGEIGEGYHWFYADYGLLLIFGGIPWQVYFQRVLSSKTAGRAQVLSYVAAFGCILMAIPPVLIGAIAKATPWNETDYKGPWPLTSQETSMILPMVLQYLTPDFVSFFGLGAVSAAVMSSADSSVLSASSMFARNVYRLIFRQRASEMEIIWVMRVSILVVGVLSTIMALTIPSIYGLWSMCSDLVYCILFPQLLMVVHFKHHCNTYGSLAAYIIAFMVRLSGGETMLGLPALIHYPGYNEETETQMFPFRTMAMIMSLVTLVGVSWWTKWVFETGRLAPHYDYFRCVVNIPEELHRVGEPSDSGEQLSVMAGGMTRMYGAATMVGKDERNGRINPALEPDDDLPVAEAQRQIQQSVGGGGGFAGGQGSVVPGSGPAQAHTAF